Proteins encoded within one genomic window of Bacteroidota bacterium:
- a CDS encoding DUF1987 domain-containing protein → MERIVIEGTPKTPTINFDMNTGLLEIKGRSIPENSIEFYKPLVEHLERYAQKPLGETNVNIQLEYFNTSSSKCILDVFKKLETIAKGGSQITINWYYEQDDEDMLEAGEDYQAIINVPFKMIEVND, encoded by the coding sequence ATGGAACGCATCGTTATTGAAGGAACACCCAAAACGCCCACAATTAATTTCGATATGAATACCGGGCTGCTCGAAATTAAGGGCCGCTCTATTCCCGAAAATTCAATTGAGTTTTACAAGCCGCTTGTAGAACATCTTGAGCGTTATGCCCAGAAACCGCTTGGTGAAACCAACGTAAATATTCAGCTTGAATACTTCAACACCAGCTCGTCGAAGTGTATTCTTGATGTATTCAAAAAGCTCGAAACCATTGCCAAAGGCGGCAGCCAGATTACCATTAACTGGTACTACGAGCAGGACGATGAAGATATGCTCGAAGCCGGCGAAGACTATCAGGCCATTATCAATGTGCCTTTTAAAATGATTGAAGTGAACGACTAA